From Topomyia yanbarensis strain Yona2022 chromosome 1, ASM3024719v1, whole genome shotgun sequence, one genomic window encodes:
- the LOC131677672 gene encoding protein cramped — protein MIYDKPISMDSSNSNVTNVNNSTSNNPKQDSKTTDPGGGSPIDESNPPTGVVASDTQILVANAIPKAAPTASASNTITTTTATKPISHKLNDINLQQIPTEELLGSVTTFYPSGDAECGHALRTSARVIHKMRMDSIRGSTPPPQDRKDGGTGSAGGGKIGSASGAGSLAKTPNQQKQVRMVWSNQDKNLFFEALNECGKDFEGIVNYLNTKKRRKDINSEHAFKVKDVRHLYYQFNQKVSKYLHFSDEVKKEAQELYGLINYGEMRKKAPFQNKKYFHKLKDLVYKGWTTIREKGRNIRIKTPSCRALRKINQLEEWQEEIKLPPRVDVILKPATVGAWGRVQSLAQNPRVRTSVTLQKRLSTLLQLLQQKWRHQDIRLGERISGLKATSANITSKTSRQKAQHELELCTKMTEDARNGESQKILCFTPSKEAVIHRPMINLAEFLSSYSICLNSYEQRIGAKVRGEVLCAEKLHSFKERMGASSKRQRHDSGSEKHSPDGKKVKSDVKDIKEEKVGDCVPAVNFVEVFKSPNASNESIDLHIESSDGEGQPLTRPCVVLVKAPETDIFSDDADLKSPESNDSMKFPGLSKLKEELDPVGCSTGGENSNDGAVSECDQPKPLKMEEVGESTASEDLIKTTVKRKESKERCGKRKDSKAGIAGLNSLHFRPLISEETIQKIREGWTSQNVGDLTVGDLYIMFGEENKLFLEYCWVKPKENASNASEGSLPEDNMHEASCSNATANVNVDTTKSITYDEINLSERLKQLLQIANLNEKTGKRRCPCGHVCDRRTKIIDPLTSASNLNDNLLFKQPMVPMRNNPIATLANCNVLPPQQMRYKQSRWWRMRVNRQQVPSQRVMLSPNGFPCAPLSRTNNNNYPGLTKLVPEPVTSMVSSTQNYQVASSSNGSKCTIATASSSCSRPENDDDQVTKLLEDKISSFSSASQKPTIMGKSVSNATDDSCLSLFDVSLPSTSSTLIADLMSGSEVSGSEQFDDGESSCSTTLSATRILRESPVDGRLIETDINDISLSSFLGHLDAVYESEAVTRKRDSDMNISIISESSVDYIARFEDIAAQLRAQQEQDSV, from the exons ATGGATTCAAGCAACAGCAATGTCACAAATGTTAACAATAGCACCAGTAACAACCCCAAGCAGGACTCAAAGACGACAGACCCTGGTGGAGGATCTCCGATAGATGAATCCAACCCACCCACTGGTGTAGTTGCGTCAGATACCCAGATATTGGTAGCAAACGCAATCCCGAAAGCAGCACCGACAGCGAGTGCTTCCAACACCATCACCACCACTACCGCCACCAAGCCAATTTCGCACAAACTCAACGATATAAATCTGCAACAAATTCCAACCGAGGAACTGCTCGGATCGGTGACTACGTTTTACCCGAGCGGTGATGCTGAATGTGGACATGCACTGCGGACCAGCGCCagagttattcataaaatgcgAATGGATTCAATCCGCGGCAGTACGCCACCACCACAGGACAGGAAAGATGGAGGCACTGGCAGTGCCGGTGGTGGAAAGATTGGATCTGCCAGTGGAGCAGGGAGTCTTGCAAAAACTCCTAATCAACAGAAACAAGTTCGAATGGTTTGGAGTAACCAGGACAAGAATTTGTTTTTCGAGGCGCTCAACGAGTGCGGAAAGGATTTCGAAGGAATTGTGAACTATTTGAACACGAAGAAAAGACGAAAGGATATTAACAGTGAGCATGCTTTCAAGGTAAAGGATGTACGCCATTTGTACTATCAGTTCAATCAAAAGGTTTCCAAGTATTTGCACTTTTCTGATGAAGTTAAAAAGGAAGCACAGGAGTTGTATGGTCTAATTAACTACGGAGAAATGAGGAAGAAGGCTCCcttccaaaacaaaaaatactttcACAAACTAAAGGACTTGGTGTACAAGGGTTGGACAACGATTCGCGAAAAAGGTAGAAATATTCGGATTAAAACTCCTTCGTGCCGAGCATTGCGCAAGATTAATCAGCTGGAAGAGTGGCAGGAGGAAATTAAGCTTCCACCGAGGGTGGATGTGATTCTGAAGCCTGCCACAGTTGGTGCCTGGGGACGCGTTCAGTCGCTAGCTCAAAATCCCCGGGTCAGAACATCGGTGACTCTGCAGAAGCGCCTATCAACTTTGTTGCAATTACTGCAACAAAAATGGCGACACCAGGATATTCGTCTGGGGGAACGAATCTCAGGCTTGAAAGCAACTAGTGCTAACATAACGTCGAAGACATCCCGTCAGAAGGCGCAGCACGAGCTCGAGCTGTGCACCAAAATGACTGAGGATGCAAGGAACGGCGAAAGTCAGAAAATATTGTGCTTCACCCCCTCAAAGGAAGCTGTAATTCATCGGCCAATGATTAATTTAGCAGAATTTCTTAGCAGTTACAGCATTTGTTTGAATTCATACGAGCAAAGAATTGGAGCTAAAGTTCGCGGGGAGGTGCTTTGCGCGGAAAAGTTGCACAGTTTCAAAGAGCGAATGGGTGCTAGCTCGAAACGACAACGACACGATAGTGGCTCCGAGAAGCACAGTCCTGATGGCAAGAAAGTTAAATCTGATGTAAAAGATATTAAAGAGGAGAAAGTAGGGGACTGTGTACCGGCGGTTAATTTTGTTGAG GTATTCAAGTCTCCCAACGCATCTAATGAATCAATCGACCTGCACATTGAAAGCAGTGATGGTGAGGGTCAACCGTTGACCAGACCATGTGTAGTGCTGGTAAAAGCACCAGAAACAGATATATTTTCCGATGATGCTGATTTGAAAAGCCCGGAATCGAATGACTCAATGAAGTTTCCTGGTTTAAGTAAGCTAAAGGAGGAATTGGATCCGGTGGGCTGCTCCACAGGAGGTGAAAACTCGAATGATGGTGCTGTGTCAGAATGCGACCAGCCTAAACCGTTGAAAATGGAAGAAGTGGGAGAATCCACTGCTAGTGAAGATCTTATAAAAACTACTGTCAAAcgaaaggaatcaaaggaaagATGTGGTAAAAGGAAGGATTCAAAAGCCGGAATCGCAGGATTAAATAGTTTGCACTTTCGACCACTcatttctgaagaaactattcAAAAGATCAGAGAAGGGTGGACATCGCAGAACGTGGGAGATTTGACAGTAGGAGACTTGTACATTATGTTTGGAGAAGAGAATAAGTTGTTTTTAGAATACTGTTGGGTAAAGCCGAAGGAAAATGCATCGAACGCTTCAGAAGGATCCCTTCCGGAAGATAACATGCATGAAGCATCCTGCAGCAATGCCACCGCCAACGTAAATGTCGACACGACCAAATCCATAACTTATGACGAGATTAATTTAAGTGAACGACTGAAGCAATTGCTACAGATTGCCAACCTCAATGAAAAGACTGGCAAACGAAGATGCCCCTGTGGGCATGTTTGCGACAGGAGAACTAAG ATCATTGATCCTCTCACCAGTGCTTCCAACTTGAACGATAATCTTTTGTTCAAGCAGCCGATGGTTCCAATGCGCAACAACCCCATTGCCACTTTGGCCAACTGTAAC GTACTGCCTCCTCAGCAAATGCGCTACAAGCAATCCCGCTGGTGGCGGATGCGAGTCAATCGGCAACAGGTGCCGTCTCAACGAGTGATGCTATCACCCAATGGGTTTCCGTGCGCTCCGCTGAGTAGAACCAACAATAATAATTATCCAGGCCTTACTAAACTAGTACCTGAACCGGTCACATCAATGGTTTCTTCTACTCAAAATTATCAAGTGGCCAGCAGCAGCAATGGCAGTAAATGTACCATTGCTACTGCCAGCAGTAGTTGTAGTCGGCCGGAAAATGATGACGATCAGGTAacaaagttactggaagataaGATCAGCAGTTTCAGCAGTGCTAGCCAAAAGCCTACCATCATGGGTAAATCGGTGTCAAACGCTACAGACGACAGCTGCCTTAGCCTATTTGATGTTTCGCTTCCTTCTACCTCTTCAACGCTGATTGCGGATCTGATGAGTGGATCTGAAGTTTCTGGTAGTGAACAGTTCGATGACGGGGAAAGTAGTTGCAGTACGACGCTGTCCGCTACACGAATCCTCAGAGAATCACCTGTCGATGGCAGACTTATCGAAACGGATATAAATGATATTTCATTGAGTAGTTTTCTTGGACACCTAGATGCAGTCTATGAGAGCGAAGCAGTCACTAGAAAAAGAGATTCCGAC ATGAACATCAGTATTATCAGCGAATCCAGTGTGGACTACATTGCACGCTTCGAAGATATTGCAGCGCAGCTCCGTGCCCAACAGGAGCAAGATTCGGTCTAG